A window of the Glaciimonas sp. CA11.2 genome harbors these coding sequences:
- a CDS encoding dienelactone hydrolase family protein, producing the protein MQNKIKTFLVGFILALLNSACMAQEPILNAALGEQVVMIPVGSGIFGVKLETTIFKPPGEGPFPLLIMNHGKAAGNPHFQPRARYTVISREFVKRGYAVVIPMRKGFSQSTGLYVAGGCNIAGNGRAQADDLQSALEYALAQPWADKKRIIIAGQSHGGLTTMAFGSRNFPGVKGLINFAGGLRLEDCTWRSALVDAFADYGAKTKVPSVWFYGANDSYFNPEVATKMLAAYNAAGGQAILIAYGPFKNDSHGMSSSQDGVDIWWPETEKFLKGIGMPTDTGISPINASANATLQ; encoded by the coding sequence ATGCAAAATAAAATAAAAACCTTTCTAGTCGGCTTCATATTAGCGCTGCTCAACAGCGCCTGCATGGCGCAAGAACCGATATTGAATGCCGCATTAGGCGAACAGGTCGTGATGATACCGGTCGGCTCCGGCATTTTTGGCGTCAAACTGGAAACCACTATTTTTAAACCGCCGGGAGAAGGCCCTTTTCCCTTGCTGATAATGAATCACGGCAAGGCTGCGGGCAATCCGCATTTTCAACCACGTGCGCGTTACACGGTCATCAGCAGAGAATTTGTCAAACGCGGCTATGCGGTGGTGATCCCGATGCGCAAAGGTTTTTCTCAATCCACCGGCCTTTACGTCGCGGGTGGATGCAATATTGCTGGTAACGGACGCGCGCAGGCCGATGATTTGCAAAGTGCGCTGGAATACGCGCTAGCCCAACCCTGGGCTGATAAAAAGCGCATTATCATTGCGGGCCAATCACACGGCGGATTGACCACAATGGCATTCGGATCGCGCAATTTTCCCGGCGTGAAGGGATTGATCAATTTTGCAGGAGGACTGCGCCTCGAGGATTGCACATGGCGATCTGCATTGGTGGATGCTTTTGCTGACTATGGCGCGAAGACAAAGGTGCCTAGTGTGTGGTTTTACGGCGCGAACGATAGTTACTTTAATCCGGAAGTCGCCACCAAAATGCTTGCTGCTTATAATGCTGCTGGCGGTCAAGCCATATTAATCGCCTACGGCCCATTTAAAAACGATTCACACGGCATGAGCAGCAGTCAGGACGGCGTGGACATTTGGTGGCCGGAAACGGAAAAATTTTTAAAGGGAATCGGCATGCCGACGGACACAGGGATCTCTCCGATTAACGCCTCGGCAAACGCGACATTGCAATAA